The Arabidopsis thaliana chromosome 5, partial sequence genomic interval CTGGTTCTGAGAGATGGTAGTCAAAGTCTTGAACAAATATCTCAGAGTAGGCTCTTTATGTGTGGATGAGAACATGTGATTGTTTACTTTAATGATACCTCTATGCGGCTGACCTTACTATCCTAGGGGGAGAATTTTTCTTAGTGCTAAAATACGCTCATACTACCTGATCAACTTGGATACTCGttattctttgtttcatcTCAGAGTTTGTACTGTTTACCGTAATTGTTTTCCTGAAAAGCAAGTAACCTGCAaattttgctctctctcttaaCGTTGGACTGATATGTGGGTTGCCTTCACCAGGTGTGGGATTTGACTGCTGGAAAACTTTTGCATGAGTTTAAGAGTCATGAAGGGAAAATTCAGAGTCTAGATTTTCATCCCCATGAATTTCTGCTGGCAACAGGTCTGTATAACTCTAAGTAGGGAAACTTCGTAACATTGAAGCTCCTAGTTTTTCGGGTGACATAGATTTATCACAATGATATGAACCCGATTTATTCTTAAAGTTAAGAGTGCTATAAGCAAAATTACATGTTGTAACTAACCCTGACATCATTAGATCACTGTAGCATCATCGTCTCTTTGTAACTCACAATTTTACAGCTTTCTCATATGTTAAGTGTTAGGATTTGACAGGAGAGAGACTTCAGTAGTGGATATTTCTTCTTATGGCATTGTTTTCCTTACTGTTCATTTGaattatgtttgtttctgCCTATGGTCTTAGGTTCAGCTGATAAGACTGTAAAATTCTGGGACCTTGAAACATTCGAGCTTATTGGTTCTGGTGGAACTGAGGTATCATGTGTTGTCTGTACTGCTTCTATTTATGCATTGAGTCGAATTATAAGTATTCGATCTTTAATTCAACtttctaatattttcatttcttagaCTACTGGGGTCCGTTGCCTAACCTTTAATCCAGATGGAAAGAGTGTGCTTTGTGGATTGCAAGAAAGTCTTAAAGTAAGTTCTTCAGGATGTCCCAGTTAGAAATATATGAACTTAACAAATTCCTCTTTTAAGGATATAACACTTACACTTACTCCTTTTAATCTGAATATACATGTTTGCTATCCTTTCTTCTCTAACTTCCATGCAAATTGTAGATTTTCTCATGGGAGCCAATAAGATGTCATGATGGAGTGGATGTTGGATGGTCAAACTTGTCGGATATGAATGTTCACGAGGGAAAGCTTCTCGGTTGCTCATACAATCAAAATTGTGTAGGCGTTTGGGTTGTAGACCTCTCGgtatatctctctctctctccccctACATGCTTTGTTATAGTTTGGCCTGTACCATACTTGTTATCTCTAAGCTCTCCATTCAATTTTCTAATGACACTCTCAGCGCACTGAGCCTATGAGTGGAGGCGCCACTCAGTCAAATTCTCATCCAGAGAAAACATCAGGCTCAGGCAGAGATCAAGCAGGTCTGAACGATAACAGCTCAAAGGTTATTCTCGGAAAGTTGCCTGGTTCCCAGAAAGTGGATCCTTTATTGAAGGAAACAAAGTCTCTTGGAAAATTATCAGTTTCTCAAAACTCGGATCCGTTGCCAAAAGATACAAAGTCTACTGGAAGGTCATCAGTATCTCAAAGTTCAGATCCTTTGGTAAAGGAACCAAAGCCTCTCGGAAGGTTTTCAGCTACTCACAGCTCAGACACAGTAAAAGAGTCAAGAACCCTGTCATGTATGTTTTTACTTtgctctattttttctttctcttttcacttttttgttataattttgcTGCTTACTAAATGATATCACATCTTTTGGTTTGTCTGCTGTTTGTTGAAGCCACAGGAAGTGTATCAGACTCTCCTCACAGGGTTACTTTGACCAGTGCTCCAAAAAGTGCTTCTGGTATTTCTACAGTTGTCCCTAATGCTGCAGCCTCAAAGAGAAATTTTGGAAAAGCTAACCCAAAGGCGAATCCTCCAGTAGTCAATAAAGAGGATTATTTTCCAGTAATCGTCCCCAGAACGGAGCCAATAATTGAGCAGGCATCTGAATCCAGAGCAGAACTTGACATTATCGGAAGAACTATGCCATATTCGCTGCAGTCAAAGGCCGCTGATTCTCGAAGGCTGTCGAGCAGCAGAAATGAGCCAGATCTACCAACCAGTTCGCTTCTTGAAAGGTCTCAGTCTCAACCTATAGAACCAATCACTTTACAAGATGGGAATACATATCCTAGTGACGAAGGTGGCTCCTGGGATACAGCTGAGAGAACAAATAAAGAGAGCAAATGCAGGGTATTTGGAAGGTTTAATTCAAGATCACTGGTGAGATCACCTCCGAGAAATCACGACGAAAACTGTATGTTTACAAGCCTTTCTAGTCTTCCTTTGTTTTAGAGCAAATATAAATGGCATTTCGTATTGCTAAGACATCGTGGCATCTTAAATCTGGAGAACACTTTTCTAAGTTTCTGAGGGACTTGGGTTTATATTTATGAGATCCTAGGAATCAGTCTTTAAGTATACATGTTGCTTGTAGTACAATTTGTTTCAGTaaaacaactttttgtttagttgGTCCTTCAATATTATAGATAGATGTGTCTGAGTTTTCTGGATGCTGTTCTCAGTTCTGGGCTAACTAACTCTTTATTCCAGCTGACTTGATTAGCTATAATGCAAATAGAGATTCAAGTCCTACTGAAAGCCGAAAAGGAGGTAACTCTTTCCCAAcattcgttttttcttttgtttttcccttttaatGTGCGTAAGAAAAGATTCTAATTGTGTGCCTTGACATACTAGGAAGACTGCATTCCCTCGTTCTAAATAgggaaagaagaggaagattttCTAACTTTGAGGGTCCTGTTTCGAGTTCTTCTGGTGGAAATATGACTGCACCAAACAGTCGCCCTTCCAATATGGTAATGgcttttaattttagttttctttttaatttgggATCTGAGACTATAAAATAGAAACTGTAAAAACGAAGAATGAGGAAGGACAAAATAAAGAGTGACGAGTAATTAGTCAGATGTCAGATCCTTTTCATTAGAACTCAATTTCAACTGGGCCTGCATCTTCAGCGTATTGGCAGACATAAAATTTCCCAGTTACTACAGAGATACTGATGACATTACTTCCTTTCATACAGCTCAAGCAGAGAGGAAATCATGTGCCAGTTGATCAAGGAATCACTTCAGCTAGCGAAGAAGATATAGTTGCAGACATAATGGGGCAACACGATCAATTTGTCAGCTCTATGCACTCTCGTTTGGCTAAGTTACAGGTAACAGCATGAAAGTACACTATGATAATGCTTTTGGTCTGTTTCCTAATTAGAATGCTAGCAGTAATCCTTCATAGGTTTCCATAAACATTGTTTATCTTCTAAATAATGTCACCAAATTTGCAGGTCGTCCGTAGATATTGGGAAAGAAATGATATTAAAAACTCGATAAGTTCAATAGAGAAGATGGCTGATAATGCTGTAAGCAACTTCtgtttgtttcctttcaaATCCATGTATATAAAAACACCACGTAAACATTTTCCACTTCTCATTATTTCATTTGGTACAGGTAATTGCGGATGTACTACTTATAGTAAACGAGAGACCTGAGATTTTGACACTGGATACCTGTACCTCTCTTCTCCCCCTTTTGACAGCTCTTCTAGGGAGCAACATGGATAGGTAAGCAAGTCATTTTGAAGAACATAATGACATGGTTATCTATTAAACTATGAATCTgtagtattttgtttttgttttataattacCGTCTCTGTAGTATTTTGTTTTCGATTTCTAATTACCGTTTCATGTCTCTAGTCATTTGAGTGTCTGCCTTGATTTGCTGCTTAAGCTGGTAAGAATGTATGGGTCACAAATTTACTCGTCGCTTTCCGCTCCCTCATCTGTTGGTGTAGATATTGAGGCTGAGCAAAGGTTGGTCCGAGCTTCAATCTCACCATTCATTGTCGTTTTCGATTGCAATTTACTCTCTTTGGCAAgtcaaatatgatttttgctATTCAGGATGGAGCGGTACAGTTGTTGCTTTGTCGAGTTCGAGAAAATCAAGGCTTGCCTTCCCTCTTTAGCAAGGTGGGTAAATTTCATCTACTGGACAATGAAGAGTTAGATGgttatcttctctctttttttgaagTCTATTATCTTatgtcttatatatatatatatatctctttatGGATATGTAGAAGAGGAAATTTGGTGGCCAAGACTCTCCATGAACTCAACTTAACATTTCAAGAAGTTTCATCGTGATACTTTTTGGATGTGGATTTGGTTCCAATGTGGAGTTTAACAGTACTAAAGCCTAACTCTACCAAGCTAACCAATAGAGTCTATGGAAGACTAACTAACCCTCGCGTATTGCGTATGGCCACTGCTCGGGTCCGTAACCTTTGCCTTGCGTATGGATACGGTACTGTCTCTCGTTTCAAGCTAACTTGGTGTGTAAAGAGCCATTTCGGTTGTTGTATTGATCTAGGTTATCATTTCTTCCACACTGTTTAGCTATTTGTTCTTAAGAGCACAAAAAAGAAGCctatatttaacaaaactgttttgtAGAAGATTCAGATCTTGAAGTACTTATACCCAAAATCAGGATTTGTCATTCCCTCTTCCCAATCTCCCATTCGTTTACCACCAAATACTACTTGTTGAATGCCCAAGTACctgaaattttatataaacaaaaattaaagttttctGCAACAAAGAAGCAATCAATCAAAGAGGATAAAAGGGAACTACAAGTTCTCTTGTGTTACTTACTCTGAACTCATAACTGTCAAACAGTTGAGAAGCACATCAAGGGCGAAGATATCGGAAGTACCAAGATCAACCCTACAAGAAACAGTGCAAGTGAAGTTCAGACTAATTACAAGATTTTGAAGGAAATAGTTTGCATCATAAAGATGTCAGAACAGTTGTTTACCACACACGACCCCAGTTGTCTTGAAATTCGACATCGCTAATGTCATGAAACGATGAAGGCATCACTTTGAAGCCCTTCTCTGCGTCATAGAGAGGATCATATTCTAGGGATGTGTTTGCTAGCTGCAATCATAGTTTAGATGATACCGTTAAGACGAGAATGAAGATGACCATGGAAATGGgaagaaaaacatgattagCAACTAGGAAACAGAAGGGATGATGAACAAACCTGCAAGTTGGATGTATTGAAAGCGCCCAATCGCCCCATAACATACCATGCCTGTATAACCTGTTAACAAAACTCGTggtcaaaagaaagaattggAAGAATCATTGAATCATCGCAGTAAGACTCGACGTTTTGCAATAGCAAGAAGAATATCAATTTCTTACACTTCCAATGAGATCAACATCTCGATCTGAAGGCGTTCCATAGAGCTCAAACCATATGAAGGAATCTACAGGATTGAAACTGCAGTCATCAAAATAAGAGTACTTGGTTAGTAATTTATGGAATGGGATATTATTCTAGTAGTCTTATATTATGTTGCGGAATGCAGAAACCAAAGTGAATTAATGGACAAGAtggaaaaaaagtttctcaCTCTCTGAAGTTAACTTTGAAAGAAAGCACAGAACCAGTCTTCTGTTTCTGGAAATCTTTTCCCTTCTTCCTAACTCTTTCTTCAACCTGAATAATTAGTAAACATACACATGTCCAAACTTCACAATCGATAGAAACAACACATATAAATGCCCCAGCGCATGCCAAATAGTCACTACCAAAGAAACTATAACAGAGACGAGAATTCTTTTTAGTGAATTCGACCCAACGATTACCTTCTTTCTCATGAGCTCAGGATTTCCTATGCTATCACCAAGAACAGCTCGAAgctcttcatcatctttacACGCACTTTCCAGTACCCTGCATTTATCATTCACCAAAAAAAGGTTCACACTTTCTCGTGACTTAggcaaaaacacaaacacctGGAgtgcaaaagaaaaggaaagaaacaagTACTTGGCCCAAGATGGGTAATCGTGAAGACGATCGTAGTCGCGTTTtcgcttctcttctctaaccTTGAGTAATCTCCTTCCTCTCGCTGTAGTCCCAGAACCTTTATTTGCCGCCGAAATTCCGCCGTTATCTTCACCGGCGAGGTTGTCGGAATTAGCAGAAACAGCAACGAGAGTGTGAAGATTACGCTTGTGGGAAGAGAATGGTTGTCTCTGAGAGACAAGGAATGGGGAGAAAGCGAAATTGAGATTCATGGTGCATGAAGAGAGCGTTAAGAGATTATTTTCgtacattttttttccttgtcgATCTCGTTACTGTAACCAACAAGCTCAAGTTGAGTTTTCTGCGTTTATAAACTTTTGATCTTACACATTTCAGAGATTTCATTAGACTTGAGTCATAATTATCGGAttacaacattttaaaaccgGTTCAATCAGGTTAACCGGAACTTATCCAATCGAAATCAAACAAGCAAAAAACCAATCCGTAAACCGCGACCggggagagagagaatgagacCCAAAAAGGCTGGAACAATATTCCTCATGGATTGGTCATAGCTTAGCTTATCACATTGGAAGTAACAACATTTGGTACATAATCTTATGAGTCCACTACAACTCCTGACCTTATCTCAGTAAATCAAAATGCTAACAACTTGAGAAGAATTACCACAATACTACTGCCCACATCATATACTCATATTATTACTACAAAAAAGAGTTGCAGCAAAGGAACCATCCACATTGACACATAAACTAATTCCTCAACACTCTCTCATGCCATCATTACTTCTAACTCAAAGACTCTTCTACAAAGATCAGAGAATGCAATCCCACATTTGATTATACGAAACAAAGAGGATAAGAACCTAGAAAACAACTGATGTCATTCCTTTTAGTTTCTGGTTCTAACTACAAACAAAGATTCTCACTATAACAATCAACTGAAAACACTCTTTAGTTACATAAACCAATATCTTTACCACTTTCATGCTCACTACCATCTACTTCATAACCTCCAACGGATGATAGATTTTGAGGATAAGATCATTCAATGATGTTCATTTGAAGTGAACACATCAAATGCAAAATCAGTTTGATAGGCTTCTAAGCTAGTCAATGGATCAATAGACAGCTTTTAGTTTCTCCAACACAAGACGAACTATATACTCTGGGAAACCAAATCAGAAGCAAGAAAACAGCAATAAAGGATTCAAGAATGGGTGAAAtcttatgtatataataaGCTAAATGTATACAAAAGtacatacaaacaaaccatTCACAAAAGATTTTTCAAGTCTAATatcagaaagagaagaaaagtttttgCCTTTTTCAATTCAATCACGGATCAATTAACTCGAACTCGTCTTCCTTAAGATGCGTGAAGAATTTGACAGGACCACGACCTTCGATCTCTTTCACGAACTGTACCTTAAACGGCAGATTAGCTGAGATTTTCTTTCCTTTCCAAAGAACGACGTAATCTTTGATAAAACCTTCCATTCCCATCAATTCAACCTCCGGTACACGAACCACATGGTAAACTTTCAACGGAACCGTAACCCTAACCCTAGCTCCAATCTTCTCCTTCGCTTTCTCGTCTTCCTCCGTCTCCAACGACGTAGATGACGATAGATCAGCGTCCGCGTCTACAGAAGCCGCCGATTTCACAGCAATATCGCAACGAATCGTCGATTTTGGATTCTTCCGCGAGATTGAGAAGGCGCATTTGCTTCGACCGTAGGAAGTAGATAATGAGATAGGTACGAAAATGGACGAAGATGAAGAGTTGATCGATTTGCGTCCACTAAGAGAAGCAGCAACTAGATAGTCTTGAGATGCCGGAGGACGAACGGCGGCGATAATCGCCGGTGACAGAGCGTAACTGTTAGTCATCTGCGTCCGAGccgaagaaaaaaatcttaagaaagtgtgagagaaaacaaaaaagatcatATCATTTAGCCCCTCATCTATTTATATTAGATGGTTAATTTAATCAAGGTGATTACTAATTTTGctaattatttggtttaaattaAAAGTCGGATTATTTTTGGATAAAGAAAGGCGACGCGTGTCAGACTTAAGACAATGTAAGAGATGAGGAACTTGTGGCTTCAGATAGAGAATCAACACTGTAAATATCTTGAGACAATTTCCAGATATTATTGGCAGGATTTtataataacacaaaactagtatatataaacttttatatatccACAATGGTTTCCAAATcaattaccaaaataaatgaagtctattaaaagaaacaaacaaaaaagataggAAGAAGGCTTTGTGGTCTCAGCAATCATTTTTGGCATTATAGTAGCCATTGTTGTTATTAAGACAAGGATTTAGAGTAGCTTTCTTTCACCATTGTCTTAACAAAAAGCTCTCCTGCTCTATATGAAGATCTTACCTGCAAAAAGTATATATCCAATATCAAACAAGTACATTTCTGTATCTTCTATGTTCTCAGATATTTTTTGACATAAAGAGTAAGAAATAGTTTGTGGCTTTACCAGTGGACCACTTGCAACATAACGAAATCCTATTGATTCTCCGTATGTTTTCCAGAAATCAAACTTCTCAGGTGTGACATACTCTTTCACAGTCAGATGCAATGGAGTTGGCTTCATTGTGGAACAAGAGAAACGGTTTTAAATCGTAGATGTTCTTTGAAATTTGGGATCTTTCTATCTTGGAAATAGGAATATTGCGAATGATGTGGGGAATGTTGAAGTGATTAGTTTACCTGTAGATACTGGCCAAGTGTTAGAATATCAACATCTATAGCTCTTAGATCAGCCATTGCTTCCTTCAACTCTTCGTCTGTTTCTCCAAGACCAAGCATTATGGATGTCTTTGTGATCATTCCAGGTTTGCTGATCTTTGCATGTTTCAAAACTGACATGCTCTGCTCATATCTGCATTCTCCACATTATATCCACATTAAAATGGAGATTTACTACAACTAAAGATGCAGAACACCACCTATGTCTCACTTTAGGAGATATTTGACTGTGTAATATGAGATTGACATCCCGGAGCAGAGGATCAATTCACTGCTCAGCCCATCTATGCCATAACCAAATTTGCagaacatataaaaaaatgaagaacaagaaacagCACTCACCCAGCCCTAGGATCCCTCACAAGTCGCTGGAGCCTTTTCACAGTCTCGACATTGTGAGCAAAAACATCCAATCCCGAGTGCACAAGAGTGTCGACAGCCTCCAAATCCCCACGAAAATCAGAAGTTAAGCATTCTATCATTATATCCGGCTTATGTCTCTACAGAGatgagatatatattttcattttcataaatacTCTGAAACAACATTCGAGAAATGCACAAAAAGGTATGCTTAAATAACATAATGCATAAACAAATAGAATATTAATAACCTTCATAGCTTTGACAGTCTGCGCAAAATGTCCACTTCCACCATCAGGTATATCGTCACGGTCTACGCTGGTAATAACTATGTAGTCTACACTGCAACAAAGGAAAATGCAAAATAGCATATCATGATACACCCATCATAAATTAACAAAGATGCAGTAGTGACTGTTGAGAGAcactatttttaattttcatccCCTCTCCATTTATCCTATCTAGTTAAAAATTCTGAACACGACCATGAAGAGAATCTAAAGGACAATATAAGCAGATTACTCAGATCAGGAATCAAATAAAAGTTACATACCCCCAACTGGCTATGGCCTTGGCAGTGTTCTCTGGTTCCATTGGGtcaggaggaggaggatttCTACTTGTTTTAACAGCACAGAATCTACAGCCACGAGTACAAGTATCACCAAGAACCATGATGGTTGCAGTTGCTACACCATCACCACCTCCATTCCAACACTACACATCACATAATctaattttcagaaaaaaatcacaaatttaGAGTAATGATGGTTGAACTAGCATGTAGTTTACTCATAATTTCTCATACCCACAATTCATAAAACCGATACATTTTAATAACAATCTTCGAGatcataaacacaaaatcgAAATAGCTAACCTCGCCGATATTAGGACACTGAGCTTCTTCACAAACAGTATTGAGATTGAGACGAGAAAGGGACTCTTTCACCTCCTGAAACCTTTCGCCTTGTGGTGCCTTCTGTCTCAACCAAGCAGGTTTCTTCACATTCGGATCTCTCCCTGTGAATGGACCCATCTTCGGCATTCCTCCTGGGTAAGGCTCACTCTTCTTCCCTTCTAACTccatcaaactcttcttcaagGACGACGAATCCTCCATCTCCGACGACAAAGACACCGCCTTGGTCCGCAATGGCGACGAAACATCCCCGGATTCGCATCGGATTCTGAAACCCAAATTCAAGAATTTACTggaatgatgatgaagcttCTGGGTCGAGATCGAAATTGAGAAAGTGGGTTTCGTAATTGAGCAATGATGCATCATGAGTTTTTTGcgtatgtgtgtatatatttgtgtGTGAGGCAAAACTGgggaaaaaatgaaattaggCGATTTCAACAGAGTGTGGAGAGACTCTGCTTCGGTTAGCAACTTTGGGATATCCGCCAACTACCAATTACTGcgccaaaagaagaagaagctaaataTGATAGTTAATATATTGGGCCAAATATAGAAGCCCAGTAAGATATGTTTATTAGGGATATCTTAAAGCCCAACATTATTGTCACTGGGACTCTAGCCCAATACAGGCATTTGTCTTAAAAACGGCGAAGTCTCAAGCCAACAGAGATAGGGTTTTCGATtgtcaccaccaccaccacttctGGTAACGCAGTGTCTCTGATTTTCACTTGGTTAAAGACCTCTAGCTTCACGGTCAAACATCATAAACCTTTTGCCGCCGTCACTAATAGGAATTAACTGATCTCGTCAATGGCGGAGGTGGAGGAGATTGCGCACGAGGAGCAGAATATCGagaagagggagaagaagaaaggtaaacACGAGAAGCCGAAGCCATGGGATGATGACCCAAACATCGACCGTTGGACAATCGAGAAGTTTGATCCGGCATGGAACCCCACTGGTATGACTGAAACCAGCACGTTCTCAACACTCTTTCCTCAATACAGAGAGAAGTATCTTCAGGAGTGTTGGCCTAGAGTTGAATCTGCTCTTAAGGAGTACGGTGTCGCCTGCAAGCTCAACTTGGTGCGTCTTCGTTTTCACTAAGTCTTTGTAGAGCAGAGAAATTAGGGGTTATTCTAgttgctttttcttcttttctgggTTTTTATTGATCTGTGTGGAATATTCTGTGGCTGCGATTGTAGGTTGAAGGTTCTATGACTGTTTCGACGACGAGGAAGACAAGAGATCCATACATCATTGTCAAAGCTAGGGATTTGATTAAGCTTCTTTCCAGAAGTGTCCCTGCTCCTCAGGTATTTTTTCAGCCTCACTTCAAGAGCTTAGTTAGAATAAACTGTAATTAGAAGTCTGTAAATTTCGGATATTTAGGtgtttatgctaatttatAGCTTTTCTTCACTTGTATCACAGGCAATTAAGATTCTCGAAGATGAGGTGCAATGTGATATCATCAAGATCGGTAACTTGGTTAGAAATAAGGTACAGTTCAATCTTAGTCTCGGGGCTCAATTATCACTCACAGTTGTGCTTGCATTTTGGTCCCTTTCCATGTTGGCTTATGTAAAGATAACCAATAGCACCTTATAACGTTGTTACTACATTCCACTATAAACCTAGAATACTTCGTTTCGTGACatctttaaattatttcaGCATGAGGAAAATTAGTTTATGTCGATATGTATCTTGCGTGCATTGTCATCTCGTCCTTACATAGACTTATTTTTGCAGGAAAGATTTGTTAAAAGAAGGCAGCGGCTTGTGGGTCCTAATTCTTCTACCTTGAAGGTGTGTAAAATGTCTTCAAGTGGTTAAGCAAAACTAATGTATTCTTATGCAAATTCCTTAGAGAAACTTGTCgaatatttgtcatttgtgttttgctttgaGGCTTAATAATTTTGGCTTCTTGCAGGCGCTGGAAATATTAACCAACTGTTACATTCTAGTTCAGGTAATTGTGTGTTTCTTTTGCAAATGTCTCACTACattggtttttgatatttttgtgttAATTGGAATTAATCTACGTCTAACAGGGAAGTACTGTAGCCGCTATGGGTCCATTTAAAGGTCTCAAACAGCTCAGAAGGATTGTGGAAGACTGCGTACAGAATATAATGCATCCTGTATACCATATAAAGGTGTGtccagttttttttggttctatgTACTTCCCTTATACTCCCACAAGAAGTTGTTTTAGAAGCTTTGTCAATAGGCTATGGTAAATAGATTCATATACTTCAACACTTGGTTATGCAGACTCTCATGATGAAAAAAGAACTGGAGAAGGATCCAGCTCTTGCAAATGAAAGCTGGGATAGGTTTCTTCCCACATTCAGGAAGTATGGCCTTCTCTATTCTTGATGAATAAATTGAGTGATATCTTTTAATATATCAGTAACTCATGAGCGCATATATCTTATCTATTTCCAATTTGATTTGACAGGAAAAATGTTAAGcaaaagaaacccaaaagCAAGGAGAAGAAGCCATACACACCTTTCCCACCTCCTCAACCACCTAGCAAGGTAGGAAATTTGCTTATTCTCTTATTGTATCATTTTCTCTGtgtttctattttgttaaacCCAACATGTTAGAATGTTTCTCAACAGGTAGTTTCGATAAAGCTCTTACGACATGCGCACTGTCTAGTTTCTGCTTTatgtcttttgtttctcaggtCAATATGCTAATGCATGGTTTTGAActtgttttatggttttttccCAGATTGATATGCAGTTGGAGTCTGGAGAATACTTCATGAGTGATAAAAAGAAGTCAGAGAAAAAATGGCAGGAGAAGCAAGAGAAACAGTCAGAGAAGAGCacagagaacaaaagaaagagagatgccTCATTCCTCCCACCTGAGGTCTCTCTTCTAACTTGAGTGTCACAAGACACTTATCGTTTCTCTGCCTTCTatttaaaaaccttaaaatcCGTAACACTAACTTGTTCGATTGGTTAATTGCAGGAGCCTATGAACAACAATAGCAACGCAAACAAATCAGAGGATGGAAAGAATGATATAACCGAGTTAACAAATTCCTTGAAGGTAAAATGAAACCTTTATCTGTACAcctctcttctttgctttaGGGAATTGGCACTGAGTTTGGGTTTTGTTGTATTGATTTTGTGGTGTTGCAGAGCAAGACGAAGGAGTTGAAAAAGCAGAAAAAGACACACGAGAGAGTGAATGCGGAGGAGTATATTGCTGGtccatcttcttctgctgATAAATCTTCCAAGAAGTCCAAAAAGATTAGAGATTAATTCTAaatcctgtttttttttaaaaaaaaaaaagagagaaaagattgaaacttatCTATGCTCAAAACTGTAAAAACAAGTTAAATCTTTATTTCAGCCGTCAAGTTACTTCATTAACCAAAGAGGTATTACAAAGTTGGCCAAGATATTACAACAGGCAGGATTCACACACAATCTCTCGCTTGCTTCGCT includes:
- the FTRA2 gene encoding ferredoxin/thioredoxin reductase subunit A (variable subunit) 2 (ferredoxin/thioredoxin reductase subunit A (variable subunit) 2 (FTRA2); FUNCTIONS IN: ferredoxin:thioredoxin reductase activity, catalytic activity, ferredoxin reductase activity; INVOLVED IN: photosynthesis, light reaction, photosynthesis; LOCATED IN: chloroplast; EXPRESSED IN: 24 plant structures; EXPRESSED DURING: 15 growth stages; CONTAINS InterPro DOMAIN/s: Ferredoxin thioredoxin reductase, alpha chain (InterPro:IPR004207), Electron transport accessory protein (InterPro:IPR008990); BEST Arabidopsis thaliana protein match is: ferredoxin/thioredoxin reductase subunit A (variable subunit) 1 (TAIR:AT5G23440.1); Has 30201 Blast hits to 17322 proteins in 780 species: Archae - 12; Bacteria - 1396; Metazoa - 17338; Fungi - 3422; Plants - 5037; Viruses - 0; Other Eukaryotes - 2996 (source: NCBI BLink).), with protein sequence MTNSYALSPAIIAAVRPPASQDYLVAASLSGRKSINSSSSSIFVPISLSTSYGRSKCAFSISRKNPKSTIRCDIAVKSAASVDADADLSSSTSLETEEDEKAKEKIGARVRVTVPLKVYHVVRVPEVELMGMEGFIKDYVVLWKGKKISANLPFKVQFVKEIEGRGPVKFFTHLKEDEFELIDP
- a CDS encoding structural maintenance of chromosomes-like protein, putative (DUF3531) (Protein of unknown function (DUF3531); CONTAINS InterPro DOMAIN/s: Protein of unknown function DUF3531 (InterPro:IPR021920); BEST Arabidopsis thaliana protein match is: Protein of unknown function (DUF3531) (TAIR:AT4G29400.1); Has 30201 Blast hits to 17322 proteins in 780 species: Archae - 12; Bacteria - 1396; Metazoa - 17338; Fungi - 3422; Plants - 5037; Viruses - 0; Other Eukaryotes - 2996 (source: NCBI BLink).) — translated: MYENNLLTLSSCTMNLNFAFSPFLVSQRQPFSSHKRNLHTLVAVSANSDNLAGEDNGGISAANKGSGTTARGRRLLKVREEKRKRDYDRLHDYPSWAKYLFLSFSFALQVFVFLPKSRESVNLFLVNDKCRVLESACKDDEELRAVLGDSIGNPELMRKKVEERVRKKGKDFQKQKTGSVLSFKVNFRDFNPVDSFIWFELYGTPSDRDVDLIGSVIQAWYVMGRLGAFNTSNLQLANTSLEYDPLYDAEKGFKVMPSSFHDISDVEFQDNWGRVWVDLGTSDIFALDVLLNCLTVMSSEYLGIQQVVFGGKRMGDWEEGMTNPDFGYKYFKI
- the FTRA2 gene encoding ferredoxin/thioredoxin reductase subunit A (variable subunit) 2 → MIFFVFSHTFLRFFSSARTQMTNSYALSPAIIAAVRPPASQDYLVAASLSGRKSINSSSSSIFVPISLSTSYGRSKCAFSISRKNPKSTIRCDIAVKSAASVDADADLSSSTSLETEEDEKAKEKIGARVRVTVPLKVYHVVRVPEVELMGMEGFIKDYVVLWKGKKISANLPFKVQFVKEIEGRGPVKFFTHLKEDEFELIDP